TTCTTTGTCACCGCCGGCCACCTCCACATCAATTAGCATTACCCATTACAGTTTGAGATCCACACAACAGAAACCATAAATCGCATTTGCAAATGTTTTGAGTTTTTTCAAGGAAGGCAATAGGAACTTTGAAATTAATCGATTAAAAACAATattattcatcttcttcttctctgtaaataaaaactaatttttgCACTTCAATGAACCCATGAAACAGATATGTGTTTATATTAaacaatctaaaaattgaaaagcCATCACAAATTGTTTTTGATGGATATCACCGGAAACAATGGATAACGGCGCCACAACGAATGGGGACCGGCGGTGATGGAGCATGGTAGTGATGGAGAATCGGTGGAAAAAtactcaaaataaattaaaatgatttatttaattaacagGTGTCAAAATATTAATGAAAGGTCTTTCATCTGATGTGGAGAACCCGGTGTCCAGTATAAAATCCCCTAAGTGAAACAGACTTGTCTATGAAAATGCGGACTACCTCCGCCAAACCTAACAGAAAGTGGTATCAATGACGTGGGACTTTTTTGTCCTCATTCTTGCGTTGTCCGGGTCTCATGGAGATATCAATTCTTCATTTACTGCAATGGAATCCCGGATTCACTTACCAGCCCTTCTGGAACCTGTTCAAATATAAATTTAGCTTCTACCTATAAAACAGCGCAATCATTAAATAAAGAGTTAAAAACCTGAGAACTCCAATGGAGGCAGCAAGAAGAGTGAACAAAGTGCAGAGAATTTGACGGAAACAGCCTTCCATAGAAACTTCCAGGCATTGCACCTATCAAGCAATGTTCAAACttgttttctttctctttctctaattTCTGTTGAAAATTGGGTACTAATGATCTGAAAATGGTGTTAAAATCATTTCCTGGAAGATCGTTTAGGAGGTAGAGCAGATTTGGTGGTTTCTTATTCAATTTAGTAAAAGTGGAATCAATTGTTTCAATGATTCCCCAAAGAGGTAGGAGTGTGTTAGGTCCCGAAGAACACCCAAAATCCGCCATTGTTAGAGACTCAGATAAGTTTTTTTTGACATAATTGTTCAATGCTTTCTTCCAGTATCGGCTTGGCTAGTATAATAAATTTCTTCTGCATCAGATtaattaagtttattaatgGATCAAAGTGATTAAACAAGAAAATTAATGGATCAAATTACCTGATACAAAGAGTTCCTGTAGTAGCTGTTTTCACCTTCTCCACCATTCATGTGATGAATTTGTACTGGAACTTCCATCTCTGGACCGTTGTAGGTTGAACGGGAATTTCTTCTGTTCTTTGTATGTTTGGTGATGTATGAACATATATCTTACAAGGTTGTCGATCTAAAAAATTATAaggtattttttttgtaaatgaaTCCAGTCCAGCAAGTGTCCAGAAAGTATAtctggatcaatttcagaaggATTTTATGAATTTCTTGAAATCACGGTCGGTGGAAATGGTGTCCGGTGGTCATATGGTGATATCTTTTCTAGCTAAAAGTGATAACAGTCCGATGCAGTTAGTTCAAGATTCTCTTAAGCAGATGGTTGACGAGGTAATTAATGGTTCATCCACTTCCTCGgttaattacatttttttatggAACGACACttctataataaaatttatgtgaATAATTTATGGTGACAGGGTATAATCCAAGAATCAAAACTTGACCATTTTATTGTTCCATTATATCCTCCTTCCGAAGAAGAAGTGAGAAATAGGATTGAAATGGAAAATTCATTTAAGATTAAAAGAATAGAAGAATTCGAAGTAAGTTGGGATGCAAATATCGAGGATGGAAACAATGAATTATTGTTTGATATATCGGAGAGAGCAAAATATGTAGCCAGTTACTCAAGAGCTATCATAGAACCCATGCTAGCAAGTTATTTTGGAGATGCTATTATTGATGATTTATTTGGTAGACTCTCCTTTAGAGTGAACAATTGTTTGGAGAAGAGAATTGGATTGACCAAGTATGTGGTggtttctttgataaaaaagaaTTAATACCATCTTAAGATGGATTTTAGATTTTGTGGTATTTCTCATCCATTgtatttttatcttaattttcACTGTGTTTATTTTGGGAAACCTTATTGTATTATTTATCATAGTAGAATGTTTAAGAGCACTACTATTATATGGTTTCTATTCATGTAATAAGACGCCGCCGCCGTGAAAAGAAAGAGGAGTCGATTTAGAATTCGAATAAGACAGCAACGTTGAAATTGATGAACTGGTGCGGCGTAGTGAGACTGaaacagattgaaagcgataaagaaggttttaatcgtaaatcaacaaagaggttcttctctagctaaactagaaggagtgaatcccaacataacaaggtataaacctttggttctcaaagagaatgattttttattgataaaagttgcatatccttacaaaagtgggggtttaaatacatcccctaATGATAATATAGAccaggactacccctactagggttacaacaaAGCGGTAGACAAAatggtaaaataggtgatacgcccagACAATTCGTACggaggtgcaggtacggaatGTCAGGGTGGTTGGTGATTTACTTCGTGAGGAAGTAGGCATGGGGATCCGCCTAGGAATAGAAATTGATATGCCCTCTCTTATACTCTGAGATCCGCCCCTCTAATATACGCCTGGACCCGCTCCACTTGTACATCCCTAGGATCCGCCCTGATAGGTGTTGGCGTTCCTCGTGTGTCATGTGGTGTCGGAGGATCCGCCAGGACGTGTTTGGGAGGCGGCcctagttaggatgtccgcatcattctctcattCTTTAAAAGAGCAAGGCGTGGACTTGCTCGTGTCTAGAGGGCCATCCGGTTTCCACGGGCTGAGGTCACGGACGTTGAAAGTTGGTGACATCTTACCAAGCCAATTTGGCAATGCAACATGATAGGCATTGGTGTTGACTTTCTTGGTGACtttatatggcccgtatttcctaggtCGAAGTTTACTGCTTggggcgttggcgagtctctctttccccaaatataccataacctcatccccaacttcaaactgtaggtccctacGGTGCTCATTCGCCTTAGCTTTTAATTTCTGGTTTCGCTCCTCAAGAGTTTCCTTTACCTCTTGATGCATCTGTACATAGTCTTTGGCTAGCTGGTTAGCggtcacgtttcctttaggaagatgggctatatcaagagTATGATACGGGGTCTTCGTGTATACCACTATGAATGGTGCCttcccggttcccgaatgtacagatccgttgtaggcgaactcagcctGGGCTAAAACCacgtcccacatcctgggcttatccttacacttgctgcGTAGTAAATTTCCCAAGGTCCGATTGACCACCTCTGTCTGaccgtctgtttgagggtgggcggtggtactaaacttcagagacgtatAAAAAAGGGCCCATaacgtccgccagaagtgacttaggaacttcgtatcacgatctGAGACAATACTTCTCGGTACGCCATGTAGTCTGGCAATCTCTTTAAAAAATAGTTTGGTCGTCGCTGAGGCATCGTTAGTTTTGCGACAAGGTATGAAGTTTGCCATCTTCGAAAACCTGTTAACaacgacaaagatggaatccatgcctcattgagttctgggtaatcctaggacaaaatccatggatagGTCCTCCCATATAGTTTCTGGTACAGGCAGAGGTAGGTTCAAGCCTGCGTTCGTAGGGTGTCCCTTAGCGGTCTGGTAAACATAGCATtgttctactaagtaggcaacatctctcctcatcttaggccagaaataacgggaactcactaCTTCGTATGTCTTatctcgcccaaaatgtcctCATAGACATCCGCCATGCAGATCCCGCACAACTCTTTCATGAATGGAGGTGCagggtaagcaaagttggttgcccctcataagatactcatccattaagtgatacgccccatccctATGCTGGcgctgacacttttcccagataCTGCCAAAATCAGGATCCTCCAGGTATTCtcctcggatgtgttcaaaacacTCGACTTCCAAGTTCACTGTCTTTAATAGTAACACCCTTcaactcaaggcgtccgccaccttgttctgttttccagccttatggacaagtttatagggaaacttatctatgaaggctcaccatcgggcatgcatggagctccgaagttgcttctgacttcccagatACTTGAGACTTtggtggtcagtgtagaggatgaattctttccccaccaaGTAGTGTTCCCATACTTTTAACGCCCTCACTACATcataaaattcttgatcataTGTGGCCCACTTTTGCCTTACCTCatagagcttctcactgaaatacgcAATGGGCCTTTTTTCTTGCATCA
The window above is part of the Euphorbia lathyris chromosome 3, ddEupLath1.1, whole genome shotgun sequence genome. Proteins encoded here:
- the LOC136222765 gene encoding probable caffeine synthase MTL2 is translated as MDQSIFFVNESSPASVQKVYLDQFQKDFMNFLKSRSVEMVSGGHMVISFLAKSDNSPMQLVQDSLKQMVDEGIIQESKLDHFIVPLYPPSEEEVRNRIEMENSFKIKRIEEFEVSWDANIEDGNNELLFDISERAKYVASYSRAIIEPMLASYFGDAIIDDLFGRLSFRVNNCLEKRIGLTKYVVVSLIKKN